The Prevotella sp. E2-28 genome includes the window ATGAACGTGCTCACAGCTATTAAGCCGAGTCAGTTGATGGTGAAGATTGTACACGATGAGTTGACAGAACTCATGGGTGGCAAGGCTGTAGAGCTGAACCTAGAGAATCGTCCCGCTATCATCCTGATGTCTGGTCTGCAGGGTTCTGGTAAGACCACCTTCACTGGAAAGTTGGCTAAGATGCTTAAGGAGCGTCAGCACAAGAAGCCTTTGTTGGTAGCTTGTGACGTGTATCGTCCTGCTGCTATTGAGCAGTTGAAGGTTGTTGCCGAGACTGTGGGCGTGGATGTCTATACCGAGGAAGGCAACAAGAATGTGGTAGAGATTGCTCAGAACGCTATCCGCAAGGCTAAGCAGGAGAGCTATACCGTGGTCATCGTTGATACTGCAGGTCGTCTGGCTGTTGACGAGGAGATGATGAACGAGATTTCTAACCTGAAGCAGGCTATCAATCCCGATGAGACCCTGTTCGTAGTTGACTCAATGACTGGTCAGGATGCTGTGAATACTGCTAAGGAGTTCAACGACCGTCTCGACTTCGACGGCGTGGTATTGACCAAACTTGATGGTGATACCCGTGGTGGTGCAGCCCTGAGTATCCGTACCGTGGTGACCAAGCCTATTAAATTCGTAGGTACAGGCGAGAAGATGGAAGCCATTGACGTGTTCCATCCTGAGCGTATGGCCGACCGTATCTTGGGTATGGGTGACGTTGTCTCACTGGTAGAGCGTGCCCAGCAGCAGTTTGATGAGAAGCAGGCACGTGAGTTGGAGAAGAAGATTCGTAAGAATAAGTTCGACTTCAACGACTTCATGGGCCAGATTCAGCAAATTAAGAAGATGGGTAACATCAAGGAATTGGCTGGTATGATTCCTGGTGTTGGCAAGGCCCTGAAGGATGTGGATATCGATGATAACGCCTTCAAGGGTATTGAGGCTATCATCAATTCGATGACACCGAAGGAGCGTGCTAATCCCGATATTATCAATCAGAGTCGTAAGATTCGTATCGCCAAAGGTTCTGGCACCAAGCTTGAAGAGGTGAACCGCCTGCTGAAGCAGTTTGACCAGACCAAGAAGATGATGAAGATGGTATCTGGGATGGATAAAGGAAAAATGGCGCAGATGGCTGCGGCTATGAAAAACATGAAGCGACCCTAAACGGGGCCGCTTCATGGCTTTTTATGACATTAAAGAACTAAACGAGTAATATGCAATTAATTGATGGAAAAGCAACGGCAACTGCCATTAAGGCTGAGATTGCCGAGGAAGTGAAGGCCATTATGGCCAAGGGTGGAAAACAGCCTCATCTGGCAGCTGTACTGGTAGGCCACGATGGTGGTTCTGAAACTTATGTAAAGAATAAGGTACTCGCGTGTGAGGCTTGTGGCTTCAAATCGACCCTCATCCGCTATGAGGACAACATCACAGAGGAGGAACTTCTGGCTTGTGTTGACAAGTTGAACAAGGACGAGGATGTGGATGGTTTCATTGTGCAGTTGCCCTTGCCTAAGCATATCGATGAGCAGAAAATCATTGAGGCTATTGACTATCGTAAGGACGTAGATGGTTTCCACCCCATCAACGTGGGTCGTATGGCTATCGGTCTGCCTTGCTTCATCTCTGCTACGCCCCTGGGTATTATCACCTTGTTGAAGCGTTATGGTATTGAGACCTCTGGTAAGAAGTGCGTTATCTTGGGTCGTAGTAATATCGTGGGTAAGCCTATGGCGCAACTCATGATGCAGAAGCAGTATGGCGACTCAACCGTTACCGTATGCCACTCTCGCTCTAAAACACTGAAGGAGGAATGCCGTGCAGCCGATATTATCATCGCTGCCATCGGTAGCCCTGAATTCGTTACGGCTGATATGGTGAAGGATGGTGCCGTTATCGTTGACGTAGGTACCACCCGTGTACCTGATGCTACCCGTAAGAGTGGTTTCCGTCTTACTGGCGACGTGAAGTTCGACGAGGTGGCCCCCAAGTGCTCTTTCATTACCCCCGTTCCTGGCGGTGTAGGTCCTATGACCATTTGCTCGCTGATGAAGAACACTTTAGCAGCAGGCAAAAAAGAATACTACAAATAAATAAGTAGAATGACAGCACAGGAATGGTACGAACAGGGAAACGCCTATCGTAAAGAATCCAAATGGCATGAGGCCATTAACTGCTACATCAAAGCTATAGAGCTTGACCCCGACAGTCCGGCTGTCGAGGCCAAGCGTATGCTTGATGATATCATGTCTTTCTATTGCAAAGATATGTATAATCCCTAGGAGCAGTCCTAGGGATTTTTTTATTCAGATTCCCATTACTTACAAACTTTTTTAGCTTCAAGTTTAAACCTTTCTTTTGTTTCTGCGTCATATATACAGAACAGGATAACAATTCGATATTAATAACAAAAAAGAAAGAAAGGAAACAAATTATGATGAAGAAGATTGTACTTTCAGTGGTAACAATGATGACGTTTGCATTTGGCTATGCCGAGACGACACCGAGTCACAGAATGGGAATTGATCGTCAGCCCGTGAATTACGACATGAGTTTCAATGTGCACCGTTTGGCAGCGAAACTGGATCTTAATGAGAATCAGATGGAGACTGTAGAGGTGATTCAGAACTGCTTTAATAACGAAGTACAGGAAGCCGCAACGTCAAAAGGCTTTGAGCGCCGTCACCTGATTCATCAGGCTGTGCGCAAGGATGTAGATAGAATGCATCGTGTACTAAACGACGAACAGTTTAACACCTACATGATGCTATTGGTAACTACATTACACAACAAAGGCCTTATGTAATTTTAACCTAAATGAAGGAATCGGGGGAGCAGTAATGTTCCCCCGATTCCTTTTTGCATATTGTTATTAAAAAGGGGTAAAAAACAGAGAAAAAGTTATTGTATTTTGCATTTTGCTTACAATTTTATGTCTTTTCCCTTGATATTGAATACCCTTTTGTTTGAAAATGAAAGAAAACTTTGGTTTTTCTTTGCATTTTGCTCACTTATTAGTACCTTTGCAGCCAATTTCGGAAGATTATCACGTATTAAACAAATACATTATGGCTAAAATGAGAGGTGCCATCGTGGTGGATACAGAAAGGTGCAAGGGATGTCAGTTGTGCATCATCGCTTGCCCCCAGAAGGTCATTGCGCTGGCTAATAAAGTGAATCTGCACGGTTATCCCTACGTGGAGGCTGTCAACGAGGAGGCCTGTGTGGGCTGTGCTTCGTGTGGCATCGTCTGTCCCGATGGCTGTATCACTGTGTATCGTAAAAAAGTGGAGGAATAAGCTATGGCTGAAGAAAAGAGAGAAGTTGTGTTGATGAAAGGCAACGAGGCTATTGCCCACGCTGCTATTCGTTGCGGATGCGACGGCTATTTCGGCTATCCTATTACTCCGCAGAGTGAAGTGATTGAGACGCTGGCTGAGCTGAAGCCTTGGGAGACCACTGGTATGCAGGTGGTTCAGGCAGAGAGCGAGTTGGCCTCTATTTATATGGTATATGGTGCTGCCGGTGCTGGTAAGCGTGCTATGACCTCTTCATCATCTCCTGGTATCGCCCTGATGCAGGAGGGTATCACCTATATGGCTGGTGCCGAGGTGCCTGGTGTGTTTGTCAACGTACAGCGTGGCGGTCCTGGTCTGGGTACTATCCAACCTTCACAGGGTGACTATAACCAGGCTACCCGTGGTGGTGGTAATGGTGACTACAAGGTTATCGTGTTGGCTCCTTCTTC containing:
- a CDS encoding tetratricopeptide repeat protein, with protein sequence MTAQEWYEQGNAYRKESKWHEAINCYIKAIELDPDSPAVEAKRMLDDIMSFYCKDMYNP
- a CDS encoding ferredoxin family protein; this translates as MAKMRGAIVVDTERCKGCQLCIIACPQKVIALANKVNLHGYPYVEAVNEEACVGCASCGIVCPDGCITVYRKKVEE
- the ffh gene encoding signal recognition particle protein → MFENLSERLERSFKILKGEGKITEINVAETLKDVRRALLDADVNYKVAKQFTDTVKQKAMGMNVLTAIKPSQLMVKIVHDELTELMGGKAVELNLENRPAIILMSGLQGSGKTTFTGKLAKMLKERQHKKPLLVACDVYRPAAIEQLKVVAETVGVDVYTEEGNKNVVEIAQNAIRKAKQESYTVVIVDTAGRLAVDEEMMNEISNLKQAINPDETLFVVDSMTGQDAVNTAKEFNDRLDFDGVVLTKLDGDTRGGAALSIRTVVTKPIKFVGTGEKMEAIDVFHPERMADRILGMGDVVSLVERAQQQFDEKQARELEKKIRKNKFDFNDFMGQIQQIKKMGNIKELAGMIPGVGKALKDVDIDDNAFKGIEAIINSMTPKERANPDIINQSRKIRIAKGSGTKLEEVNRLLKQFDQTKKMMKMVSGMDKGKMAQMAAAMKNMKRP
- the folD gene encoding bifunctional methylenetetrahydrofolate dehydrogenase/methenyltetrahydrofolate cyclohydrolase FolD; protein product: MQLIDGKATATAIKAEIAEEVKAIMAKGGKQPHLAAVLVGHDGGSETYVKNKVLACEACGFKSTLIRYEDNITEEELLACVDKLNKDEDVDGFIVQLPLPKHIDEQKIIEAIDYRKDVDGFHPINVGRMAIGLPCFISATPLGIITLLKRYGIETSGKKCVILGRSNIVGKPMAQLMMQKQYGDSTVTVCHSRSKTLKEECRAADIIIAAIGSPEFVTADMVKDGAVIVDVGTTRVPDATRKSGFRLTGDVKFDEVAPKCSFITPVPGGVGPMTICSLMKNTLAAGKKEYYK